The Haloferax sp. Atlit-12N region AGGGCTACGAACTGCAGGACGGCCACATGTCGGCGGTCGACGGCTCGAAGGAGGCCATCCTCGACGAGATGGGCGACCACGAGCGCGTCTACTTCTGTACCTCCGTGTTCAAGGACGCCGCTCAGCACCGAAACCGCCTGAAGCGGATGGCTCGCAACCTCCGCCGCCCGTTCGACGAGGTGACAGACGACGGCACGCTCGTCTACGGCAAGACCTACACGCCCGCCGAGCGCTTCATCGAACTCGGCGTCCCCGACGAGTTCTACAGCATCAAGTCGAACCACGTCGAGGTCGCGTGGTGGCTCCTCGAAGAGATGATCGAAGACGGCGACGTCGACGACGGCGAAATCGTCGAGCAGTACCCGACCTACGACGGGACGGTCGTCGAGCGGACGCCGCTGGCCTGAGTTCTGCGTTCTTTTTGGTCCAGATTTTTGCGGAGTGAGCGTGAGCGAACTCCGGAAAAAGGTGGGACTAGGACGGTCGTCGAGCGGACGCCGCTGGCCTAAGTTCTGCGTTCTTTTTGGTCCAGGTTTTTGCGGAGTGAGCGTGAGCGAACTCCGGAAAAAGGTGGGACTGGGACGGTCGTCGAGCGGACGCCGCTGGCCTGAGTTTCTCTCTGTTTCCTCCAGACTATCACGCCACCATCACGACTGAAAGCGGTGGTGCCGCCGCGCCCGGGTTCTCGTGAGCGCGACGAACAGACTCGGCGTGAGCGCGAGCGCCGCCGCCGCGGCCGTCGTCGGTCCGAGCGGAAGTTGCATCGCGATGCCGATGGCGGCGACCGACACGCCGACGAGGACGCCCGCGGCGATACCGGCGCGTTGTTGGCGATGTGTCGGCCGAAAGCCGCGGGCGTCGGCGTAGAGCGCCCCCGACAGCCCGAGGACGAACCCGAGGAGCGCGCTCACCGTGCCGAGCCGGGGCGCGAGTGCGAGGAACGCCGCGCCGACGACCGCACAACAGACGAGTGACTGGACCGGAGACAGGGGGTTCACGTCCGCGCCGAACCGGACCGCATAGGCGACGGGCGGAAGCGACACCACCACGGTGGCGAACAGACCGTCGAGCGGTTCGACCGTTGCGCGTTCGAGGACGGCGGTCGCCGCGGTCAGCAGGCCGATTGCCGCGCCGAGGCCGAGGACGACCCGCGGCGGGAGCGCCTCCGAGGGGTCGGCCGACCGGAGGACGCCGAAGGCGGCGAAGGGGTAACAGACGACCGCACCGAAGAGGAGCGGGCGAAACAGCGTCCCCGAGAGAACCGCCGCGGAGACGGTCGCCGACAGGCCGAGGAAGACGCCGATGAGGAGTGCGAACTCAGGGACGCGTTCTGCCATACCGCGGGGTTCGAGCGAGCGACGGAAAGCGTTTCGGCGGCGGACGGGCTACCCGCAAGCGTTTAGAGTGCCCCTAGTGTACCTCCCCGCATGTCCGACTGTCCACTCGCGGACGACTGCCCGAGCTTCTCAGAACGAATCGCGGGCATGGGGTGCCAGTACTACGGCGACCGCGGCGGCGCGGAGTGGTGCGACCACTACGAGCGCCCCATCTACGAGCTTAAACAGCAGCCCGTGAAGCCGGGCGAGGAGGTCATCGTCACCGTCGAGGACATCCACGAGAGCGGTGCGGGAGTCGGCCGGACCGAAGACGGCTTCATCGTCTTCGTGGACGGGCTCCTGCCGGACGCGCGCGCCATCGTCCGCATCGACCGGGTGAAGGGGAGCCACGCCCGCGCGAAGAAAATCGTCGAGCGCCTGCCGCTCGACCCCGAGGCCGAAGACGTAGATTCGGGCTCGGGCGCGGGCTCGGACGCGGACGCGGACGAGGAGACCGGAGCCGACACCAAGTCCAAGGGGAGCGGTCGCGACGGCCCGAAGCGTCCCGAGGCGCTCGGGAGCCGAGACAACTTCTGGGGCGAGTAACGCCGAGTCGTCGGCGGCGTCCCGTGGACAGTCAGCCTGCTGTATCTTTTTTCACCCCCGAGACCTACCCCGAGGTATGAGCGACGCCGGACGCGACGACGAGACGGTCCCCGACGTAGACGAACTCCTCGATAGAGCCGGGTTCGACCCGGAGACGAGCGTCCTCACCCGGAGGCAAGCGGAGGTGCTCGCGCTGCGCGAGCGGGACGTCCGCCAGTCGACTATCGCCGACTCCCTCGGCACCTCGCGGGCGAACGTCTCCAGCATCGAAGCCAGCGCCCGCGCCAACGTCGAGAAGGCCCGCGAGACGGTGACGTTCGTGGACGCGCTCACCGCGCCGGTCCGCGTCGAGGTCCCCGCGGGAAGCGACCTCTACGACGTTCCCAAGCAGGTGTACGACGCCTGCGACGAGGCGGGCGTGAAGGTGAACCAGACCGCGCCGGACCTGATGAAAATCGTCTCCGACGCCGCCGGCGACGCGGTGGAGGGGCGGGAAATCAAAGAACAGCTCTTCGTCGGCGTCACGAGCGACGGTCGGGTTCGGGTCCGCCGGCACGCCGACGGAGTCTGAGCCCGCGCCCGTGTCGGACGGCGTCGGTGTCGGTGCCACCCTCGTATCCGACGGCCTCGGTTCACCCCACGTCGTGCCGCGAGGCCCACGCTTTTGCTCGCGGCGGTCGTCGCCACGGACATGGACCTTGGACTCGACGGCGACACGGTCGTCGTCACGGCGAGTTCGGCCGGCCTCGGGCGCGCAAGCGCCGCGGCGCTGGCCGACGAAGGAGCGAACGTCGTCGTCTGCGGGCGCGACCCCGAGCGCCTCGCGGCGACCGAATCGGAACTGGGCGACCTCGACGGCGACGTGCTCGGCGTCGAGACCGACATCACGAGCAAGCGCGACGTCGAGTCGCTGGTCGAGGCGGCCGTCGAGGAGTTCGGCGGCGTCGACCACGTCGTCACCTCGGCCGGCGGCGTACCGCCAGGCGGCTTCGCCGACCTGACCGAACAGGAGTGGTACGGCGCGTTCGACATGCTCGTCATGAGCGCCGTCTGGACCGTGCGAGCGGCGCGGCCGCACCTCGAAGCGAGCGACGCGGGCACGATTACCTGCATCACCTCCACCTCTGTCAGGGAGGTCATCGACGACCTCATCCTCTCGAACGCGGTCCGCCGCGGCGTCATCGGCCTCGTGAAGTCGCTGTCGCGCGAACTCGCACCGGGCGTGCGGGTGAACGCGGTGCTGCCGGGCGCACACGAGACGAGTCGCATCGAGGAACTGGTCGAGGCGGCCGTCGAGCGCGGCGACCACGACACCTACGAGGAGGGCCTCGACTCGTGGTCCGACGGGATTCCGCTGGGCCGCGTCGGCGACCCGCGCGAACTCGGCGACGTGGTCGCGTTCCTCGCCAGCGACCGCGCGAGTTTCGTCACCGGGGCCTGTGTCCCGGTGGATGGCGGCCGACTGCGGAGCGCCTGACGCGGCGCTCGACCCGACTCAGAACGCGTCGCGGTCGCGGAGAACCGAGACCGCGTCGCGGACTTTCTGCGCTTGTTCTTTCGGCACGACGAGCACGCGGTCGTCCCACGCAACGACCGCGAGGTCAGAGACGCCGACGAGCGAGACGTTCGCGCCGTCGGTGGCGACCACGTTGTCCGCGGCGTCGACGAACACCGGGTCGTCCCCGAGCGCGACGTTGCCGTCCTCGTCGGCGGCGACGATTCGTTCGAGGGCGTCCCACGAGCCGAGGTCGTCCCACTCGAAGTGGACCGGGACGACCGCCGCGTCGGCGGCGCGCTCCATCACCGCGTAGTCGATGCTGACGTCATCGACTGCCTCGAAGCCGGCGTCCGTGTCGCCGTCGTCGAGGGCCTCGAGGAGGGGAGCGAGCGACGAGTCGTGCGCGGCCGAAAACAGCGCGTCGGGCGTCCACGCGAACATCCCGGCGTTCCAGAGATAGCCCTGCTCGACGTAGCGGGCGGCCGTCTCGGCGTCCGGCTTCTCGTGGAACGCGGCGAGGTCGCGGTAGTCGCCGCGGTCAGCGCCGGGTTCGATGTAGCCGTAGCCGGTGTCCGGGCGGGTCGGTTCGACTCCGAACGCGACGAGGGTGTCGGTGTCGGCGGCGACGCGCGCGCCGCGGGTCATCGCTTCGGCGAAGCCGTCGCCGACGTGGTGGTCGCTCGGGAGGACGACGACGACCGGGTCGTCGTACAACTTGGCGATTCGGTGGGTCGCGTAGACGAGCGCCGGGCCGGTGTCCTTGGCCGCGGGTTCGACCACGACCTCGGCGTCGGGCGCGTGGTCGGCGACGTCGTCCGCGAACTCTGGGCGCGTCGAGACGACGACATGGTCGGCGAAGTCGGCGCGGGCAACGGTCTCGGCGAGGAGGGAGCGCTCGCCGCCGAGCGGGAGGAACTGTTTGGGCCGGTCGCTCCGGCTCGCGGGGTACAGGCGGGTGCCGGTGCCGCCGGCGAGGACGAGCGCGACGAGTGGTCGGTCCATACGGGCCGGTGGCGCTACAGCCTCAAAACCGTACCACGTCGCTACCTACGTCACCGAACATCGCCGACCATATCGCTGCTCATGTCGCCGACCATTCCGCCTACCACGTCTCGACCATCCCCTCGCGGATGTCCTCGACGCAGCCCTGACAGTCCGGGTGGTCGGGGTCGAAGCAGGCGGGGCGGCCCTTCCCGTCGACGGCGACGGCGCGGCGCTCGGCGTGGCGGCGACAGACGATTTTGGCGCGGCCCTCGCCGTCCCGCGGGAGCGAGTGCGCCGGAGAGGAGTCGCGACCGTCTCGATAGGCTCGCTTGGCCTCCTCGTAGCGCTTGCCGGCGTTTCGAGCGGCACTACGGATGATGCTTTCGAGGCGGTCGTCCATGCTGTCGAATGCGTCTCCGAGGCTATCAATTCCTCGCTCGGTGCGACGGTTCTGACGCGCGCTCCGGTGTGACGTTCACTTTCACTGCGCCGTTTGCAACTTTTTATATGAGTACGCATCCAAGCTCAGTATGCCTCCCAATGGAAACCAAGGTGGAGGCGAGGTAGACCATGACTGATTTGCGAACCCACGCGGCTGAGATAGCCGACCAGTTCTCGGACCACCTAGACGTGTCCGCGGACGAAGTCGAAGAACGATTAGAGAGCCTCGTCAGCGAGTACCGTGTCCCCGTCGACGAAGCGCGGCGGAGCGTCGTCAACAGTTACCTCGACGAGGCCGGCATCGAGCGCGACGAGCTCGCCGGCGGCTCCGGCGGGAACGAACAGACCCTGCTCAACGACATCGACCAAGACGAGCAGTGGGTCGACGTCCGCGCGAAGGTCGTCGAACTCTGGGAACCCCGGAGCGAGTCCATCGCGCAGGTCGGCCTGCTCGGCGACGACTCCGGGCGGATGAAGTTCGTCTCGTTCACCACGTCCGAACTCCCTGAACTCGAAGAAGGGAAGTCGTACGCGCTCGGCAACGTCGTCACCGACGAGTACCAGGGCAACTTCTCCGTGAAGCTCAACCGGACGACGAGCATCACCGAACTCGACGAAGAGATCGAAGTCGGCGACGACTCGACCAGCGTCGAGGGCGCGCTCGTGGACATCCAGTCCGGAAGCGGCCTCATCAAGCGCTGTCCCGGGGAGGGCTGTACGCGCGTCCTCCAGAACGGGCGCTGTTCCGAACACGGTAGCGTCGAAGGCGAGTTCGACCTCCGCATCAAGGCCGTCGTCGACGACGGCGAGGAGGTCCACGAAGTCATCTTCAACCGCGAGATGACGGAGGAGCTGACCGGTATCGAACTGGACGAAGCAAAGCAGATGGCCATGGATGCCCTCGACACCACCATCGTCGAAGAGGAGATGCGCGGTGACCTCGTGGGGTTCTACTACCGCGTCACCGGCCCGACGCTGGGTCGGTACGTGCTCGCCAACGAAGTCGAACGGCTGAGCGAGCCAGCGGACGCAGAAGAACTGCTCATCAAAGCGAGGTCGATGTAAATGAGTTCCAACGAAATCCCCACCCGAGAGGTCGCCCGGCGCGTCTTCGCACAGGAGTTCAACGACGCCGGTTACACGTTCAAAGAGTCCGACGACGAGCGCGCGCCCGTCTATCTGCTGCTCCCGACGGGAGAGAGCGCGAACCGCGTCTTCCTCGTCGGCACGCTGACCGAGAAGGAAGACGTCGGCGAGGACAACGAGTACTGGCGCGGTCGCATCGTCGACCCGACGGGGACGTTCTTCGTCTACGCCGGCCAGTACCAGCCCGAGGCCGCCAGCGCCCTGCGCGACCTCGACGCGCCCGCCTACGTCGCGGTCGTCGGCAAGCCGCGAACGTACGAGACCGACGACGGAAGCATCAACGTCTCCGTCCGCCCCGAGTCCATCACCGAGGTCGACGCGGCCACGCGCGACCGCTGGGTGACCGAGACCGCCGACAAGACACTCGACCGCATCGCGGCGTTCGACGACGAGGGCAACGAGTACGCGCGGATGGCCCGCGAGCACTACGACCTCGACCCCGAGGAGTACAAACGCGCCGCCATCGCCGCGCTCGAAAGCCTCGAACAGGCCGACGAACTCAGCGCGTAAGCGAGCGTCTCGCCCGCGACCCGGCGCATCGGCGGGGTTCGAATCGGTCACCGAACCCACCGAACGCCCTCGAACACCGACTGACGGCCGATTTCCACCGTCACACGCCCCTTTTTCCGAGAATCACGACGCCCGCAACCCCTCGTCTGACGAACCATTAAGTGGCCTCACCACGGACCGAGGAATATCATGGGCAACAAGAACAAGACCATCTCGTTTCGCGTCAACGAGGACGCGTTCGAGACCCTTCGGGAGATAGCCGAGGAGCGGGACATCTCCCTGTCCGCCGTCTTCCGCGACTACGTGGACACGTTAGTTGCCCACGACGGTCAGGTGCAGGTCGTCCCCAAACACGAACTCGAAAAGCTGCGCGAGGGCGAAGACGAGTCGTTCCCCCCGACCGTGGAAGTTCCCAAGAGCTTCATCCGCGAGCACGAGCGCCTCGAACTGGAGGCCGAACACCTCCGCGAGCAGCTCGAAGAGCACAAGGGCTACGTGAACTATCTGCGCGAGCAGGTCGAAAACGACCACGACGACGTCGAAGAGGTCATCCAACTGGAGGACCTCGACACGGGCGACGAGCCGTCGTTCCGCCTCGGCTAAGCTAAGCTAAGTAAACTAAGCTCCGTACTGTTCTCTGCGGCGTCCGCACCCACCGATTTCAGCGAGGACCGACGAGGTCCTGCTTCGCCCGCCGCGCGTCGTCCTGCATCTCTCTGTTTCCTTCCACGTCCGCGAGCGCTTCGACCGATTCGAGCGTCCGGACCGCGTCGTCGAGGAACGAGAGCACGTCGCCGGGGTAGGCGTACACCATGTAGTCGTCGCTCATCACGTCCACGATGGCGTCGGGCCCGAGCCCCTGCGCGCGGAGTTCGAGCAGATACTCGATGAACTGGCGCTCGGGGTAGCCGGTGTAGATGTCGTCGGAGTTCTCGCAGTCGAGGAAGTCCTGCGCGAAGTCGAGCAGGCGGTCGCGGGTGGCGTCGTCCACCTTGGCGAGTCCCTCGCCGGAGTAGAGAATTTCGAGGGTCGCACCGCTGAAGACGCGCTTGGGGATGTTCGTATCCAGTTGCGAGACGATTTGGCGGTGGTTTTTGAGATAAATCTTGTCGGTGATAGCCACTGCTACCCGCGACTTCGGGCCACCGCGGCAAAAGCGTCCCGCTCGCCGGCGCAGCGTCGTCGACGCGGATGAGCTCTGTTACGTACTGTCATTCCGGGACCGTAGCGTAACGTATTTTAGTCGTAGCGGATTAGGAAGGGTTGCAACGTGTCCGGGTTGGGGTAGTGGACTATCCTTCAGCCTTGTGGAGGCTGAGACGCGGGTTCAATTCTCGCACCTGGACCTCTTCTTTACATTCTCACCTTTCGAGCGTGTGCTCGCGCCAGCGAGCACCGCGAGAACTCACGAGAATGTGCGAAGTCGGACCGAGAGAATTGAACCAGGGAGCGAAGTGAGCGAGAGCGAACGAAGCGACTGAGGTTCACGCGAGTGAAACGAGCGTGAGTACGCGAGGCGGAGCCTCACGGCGTTCAATTCTCACACCTGCCCGACAACACGCCCGGTTCAGACTCCCACCAGAACCAAGTATGTCATGGACTAACATTCGACGTGGGATGAGAACCCAACTCCGCGCGGACAACTCGGTGTTCGACCGCATCCGCGACGCGATACTCAACCGCGGCGACCCGGAGGACAACGAAGCGCCCGTCGGCCCCACGGTACCGACAGGCTGACCGGTCGGTTCCGCAGGTCGCCGTCGGTCCACCTCGCTTTTCCGCGCTCGAACCACCGAGCGAGAGTCGTCTCGAACCGTCGATAGCGGGGCCGTCGCCGACAACCCGAAGGGAACGCCGGAAACGAGCACGTCTTTCTATCGGGCGTCCTACGACCCGGCCATGCAGGTCGCCATCCTCACCGTCGGCAACGAACTGCTCGCGGGGGACATCGAGAACACGAACGCGACGTGGTTGGCCAGACGGCTCACCGAGGGTGGGGCGACGGTGGCGCGGATTCAGACGGTCCCCGACGACCACGGGGTCATCACCGAGACGGTCGCCGACTGGGCGGCCGCCTTCGACGCCGTGCTCGTCACCGGCGGTCTCGGCGGGACGCCGGACGACATCACCATGGAGGCCGTCGCCGCCGGTCTCGACAGGGCGTTCGTCGTCAACGACGAGGCCGAAGCGCAGGTCGAAGCGACCATCGCGGCGATTCTCGAACGCCGGCCTGACATCGACTTCGACCTCGAACCGGAGTGGTACGCGTCGATGCCCGCCGACGCCGAGGTGCTCCGGAACGAGGAGGGTCTCGCGCCCGGCTGTCGGGCGGGGAACGTCTACGTCCTGCCGGGCATCCCCACGGAGATGAAGCCGATGTTCGAGTCCATCGCCGAGCGGTTCGCGGGCGACGCGCAGTCACGGGAGTGCTACGCCGACGCGCCGGAGGGGGCCGTCGCCCGCGAACTCGGCGTCGTCGCCGAGCGGTTCGGCGTGGGCGTCGGGAGCTACCCCAACAGCGGCGGGCCGACGCGAATCAAACTCAGCGGCGGCGACCCGGCGGTCCTCGACGAAGCGATGGCGTGGTTCGAGGCGAACGCGACGGTCGACCTCTACGAGAGCGAAGCGGCTGTGATGGCGGCGCGCGAGAGAAACGCAGGGAGTGACGCACCCGAGAACTGAGCGTGAGTCGGCGAATCAGCGGAGTTGGGCGAGGCCGGCGTCGGAGCGGGGCATGGCGTCGAGCGACCCGCGACTGCGGATGATGTTGAAGGCGGTGACGAGGTCCGACCGAGAGACGAGACCGACGAGTTCGCCCGCCTCATCGACGACCGGGAGGCGACCCACGCCGCGTTCCTGCATGAGTGCGATGGCGTCCATCGCGTCGGCGTCGGGGGTGATGGTCGCCAGTTCGTCACTCATGATGTCGTCCACGCGGAAGGCGTCGCGTTCGACCTCCTTGACGCCGCGGGCGTCGTCGAGAGTGACCATGCCGACGAGGTCGCCGTTCCTGAGGACCGGGTAGCCCGTGTGGCGCTCGACGAACATGCGTTCGAGAAGCTCCGCGACGGAGGTCTTCTCGTCGACCACGTCGAGGTTCTCGCGGCCGGTCATGATGTCGCGGACGACCACGTCCTGGAACGTCGCCTTGAGGACCGTCTGTTGGGCCTCGCCGGACGCGCCCATGTAGATGAAGAAGGCGAGCGCGACGAGAAACAGGTTGAAAAAGAGGCCGAACAGGCCGAGCAGGAACGCGAACACCTTGCCAACCTCGGCGGCCATCTGGGTTGCTTTCGCGTGGGGGCGGTTCCGCGCGAGGAGCGCCCGGAGGACGCGCCCGCCGTCCATCGGGAAGCCGGGGAGCATGTTGAACACGGCGAGCGAGACGTTCACCAGCGCGAGGTAGCCGAGGACGAACTGCGCGGGAGCCTGCGACTCGGGGAGCAAGAGGAAGCCGACGTAGGAGACGACGCCGATGGCGACCGAGACGATCGGACCCGCGACGGCGATGGTGAACTCCTGTTTCCAGTCCTCGGGAATCTCCTTGAACCGGGCGACGCCGCCGAAGAGCCAGAGCGTGATAGACTCGATTTCGTAGCCGTAGCGCATGGCGACCAGCGAGTGGCCGAACTCGTGCAGCAGGACGCCGGCGAACAGGCCGATAGCGGCCGCGCTCCCGAGCACCCACTGCATCGACCCCGCGGAGATGGCCGCGCCGTCGATGTTCGAGCCGAAGAGGTCGTTGACGACGAGCGCGAGATTCGTCACGTCCGAGCCGATGAGCCACGCGAAAAGCGGGAGAACGATGAGGAACGTGAGGTCCAACTTTATCGGGATGCCGAAGGCGCTACCGATGCGGATTCCTCGCATACCCGTAGTAACCGTGGAGGGGCCTTAAGCAGTCAGGGCGAAGAGACGGGGAAATGCTTACGCGGGCGGGCAATCGACGGGGAGACATGAGCGATTCCCGACCGGAGCCGGTGGTCAAGCGGAGCGCGGACATCGAGTACGAGGCGGTCGGCGCGGCCGACGGGATGTCGAAAGGCGTCCTCGTCTCCGAGGCCGACGGCGCGCCGAACTTCGCCATCCGGCGGTTCGTCCTCGACCCCGGCGCGACGGTGCCGAAACACACCAACGAGGTCGAACACGAGCAGTACGTCCTCTCGGGGCGGTACGTCGTCGGCATCGGCGACGAGGAGTACGAGGTCGAAGCCGGCGACTCGCTTTTGATTCCCGCCGGCGTCGTCCACTGGTACCGAAACGAGTCCGACGAGGAGGGGGCGTTTCTCTGTGCGGTCCCCAACGGCGACGACGCTATCGAACTCGCCGACGACGCCGACGCCTGAGCGCGGCCGGGCGTCGGTGACCGTCGGAACCAAGCCACGGGGGCGCATGCGGGTCGCTATCGTCCCTGAGCGTTCGCAGGCGAATCGCTGAAATACCACGTCGCCGTAGCAGGCACCGTGTCTAAACAGGTCACCCGCGTCGACACGCTCTTTCTCCACCAGACGGGAGACGACTACCTCGTCGTCGCCCGCCGGGACGGAAAGCGGGTGCTCCGCGGCAAGCTCGAACTCAAAGAGACGAACGCGGGGCCTCGTCCCCTGCGCTTTCTGGTGACTCGAAAGGGAGACGACTCGCCGCGCGACCCGAGTCAGTTCGTCGAACTCGCCCGGTCGGCCGCCCGTATCCGCATCTCTCAGCAGACGCCGAAAGACGGCCGCGACGAGCTGAAAGAGATGCTCGACGGCTACCAGTTGGAGGCGCTGACGGTGCGGACCTGCCGCCGCTGTGCAGTCAACGGCCGGTACTCGCCCATCACCGACGATACGGCCATTAAGGCCGAACACGAGCACATCTGCCGCGACTGCGCCGTCCAAGAACTGGAGGGCGAACTCTCCTTCGCGGGCGGGCTCACGCAGGCGGCCCAAGAGCGCTTGGAGGAACTGCTCTACGAGACGGGCGACCTGACCCGCATCACGAACTTACTGCAGGGCGAGTTGGACCCCGACCTGACGAAGTTCGACACCATCAGCGCGACGACGGAGGACGTGGAACTGGTCGAGACGAGCACGCTCGACCTCCACCCGAACCTGAAGTCGATGCTGACCGAGCGCTTCGACACCCTGCTCCCCGTCCAGAGCCTCGCCATCGACAACGGACTGCTCGACGGCGACGACCAGCTCGTCGTGAGCGCGACGGCGACCGGGAAGACGCTCGTCGGCGAACTCGCCGGCATCGACCGGATGCTGAACGACGACGGGAAGATGCTGTTTCTCGTCCCGCTGGTCGCGCTCGCCAACCAGAAGCACGAGGACTTCAAGGAGCGCTACGGCCACCTCGGCAAGGTGACCATCCGCGTCGGCGCGAGCCGAATCAACGACGACGGCAACCGATTCGACCCGAACGCCGACGTCATCGTCGGCACCTACGAGGGCATCGACCACGCGCTCCGGACGGGCAAGGACCTCGGCGACATCGGCACGGTCGTCATCGACGAAGTCCACACCCTGAAAGAAGAGGAACGCGGGCACCGCCTCGACGGGATGATAGCCCGCCTCAAACACTACTGCGAGGCCCGCGCGAAGCGTCGTGAGGGGTACGGCGGCGCGCAGTGGATTTACCTCTCTGCGACCGTCGGCAACCCGAAGTGGCTCGCCCAGAACCTCCGGGCCAATCTCGTCGAGTACGAGGACCGCCCGGTCCCCATCGAGCGCCACGTCACCTTCGCCGATGGTCAAGAAAAGCCGCGCATCGAAAACCGCCTCGTGCGGCAGGCGTTCGACTCGAAGTCCTCGAAGGGCTACCGCGGCCAGACCATCATCTTCACCAACTCCCGGCGGCGGTGTCACGAAATCGCCCGGAAGATGGACTACAACGCCGCGGCGTACCACGCCGGACTGGACTACGGCCAGCGAAAGCGCGTGGAGCGACAGTTCGCCAATCAGGACCTCGCGGCCGTTGTGACGACCGCCGCGCTCGCCGCCGGCGTCGACTTCCCGGCGTCGCAGGTCATCTTCGACACGCTGGCGATGGGCATCGAATGGCTCTCCGTCCAGGAGTTTAGCCAGATGCTCGGCCGCGCTGGCCGCCCCGACTACCACGACAAGGGCGTCGTCTACCTACTCGTCGAACCCGATGCCAGCTATCACAACACGATGGAGATGACCGAAGACGAGGTCGCGTTCAAGCTCCTCAAAGGCGAGATGGAGGAGGTCCGGACGGTGTACGACCAGTCCTCGGCGGTCGAAGAGACGCTGGCGAACATCGTCGTCGCCGGCAAGAAGGCGAAGGCGCTCAACAGCCGGATGCTCGGCGAGGTGCCGACGACCCACGCGGTGGGGAAGCTTCTAGAGTGGGGCTTCATCGACGGCCTCGACCCGACACCGCTCGGCCTCGCCGTGACCCGGCAGTTCCTCTCGCCGAGAGAGGCGTTCGCCATCCTCGACGGCATCCGAAAGGGGTCGTCACCGTACGAAATCGTCGCCGACCTCGAACTCGACGAGGAAGGCCGGTAGCGACCGACGCGCTCGGCCGAGGCTGACATTCCGAATCCCGCACGCTTTTTGGCCGCCAACGCGTCGATGCCCGCGTGGTAGCGATAACGCCGGCCATCCTCGTCGTCTTCGCCGTCATCCTCGTCGCGTTGGCGTTCTTCGCGACCGAGCCCGTCCCGGTGGACGTGACGGCCATCGGCGTGATGGTGTCGCTGATGTTGATTCAGCCCGCCTCTGAGGCGCTCGCCTCGGCGGGGATGCTCGGCGCGCCCATCGTTCTC contains the following coding sequences:
- a CDS encoding M50 family metallopeptidase — its product is MRGIRIGSAFGIPIKLDLTFLIVLPLFAWLIGSDVTNLALVVNDLFGSNIDGAAISAGSMQWVLGSAAAIGLFAGVLLHEFGHSLVAMRYGYEIESITLWLFGGVARFKEIPEDWKQEFTIAVAGPIVSVAIGVVSYVGFLLLPESQAPAQFVLGYLALVNVSLAVFNMLPGFPMDGGRVLRALLARNRPHAKATQMAAEVGKVFAFLLGLFGLFFNLFLVALAFFIYMGASGEAQQTVLKATFQDVVVRDIMTGRENLDVVDEKTSVAELLERMFVERHTGYPVLRNGDLVGMVTLDDARGVKEVERDAFRVDDIMSDELATITPDADAMDAIALMQERGVGRLPVVDEAGELVGLVSRSDLVTAFNIIRSRGSLDAMPRSDAGLAQLR
- a CDS encoding cupin domain-containing protein, with the protein product MSDSRPEPVVKRSADIEYEAVGAADGMSKGVLVSEADGAPNFAIRRFVLDPGATVPKHTNEVEHEQYVLSGRYVVGIGDEEYEVEAGDSLLIPAGVVHWYRNESDEEGAFLCAVPNGDDAIELADDADA
- a CDS encoding DEAD/DEAH box helicase, whose product is MSKQVTRVDTLFLHQTGDDYLVVARRDGKRVLRGKLELKETNAGPRPLRFLVTRKGDDSPRDPSQFVELARSAARIRISQQTPKDGRDELKEMLDGYQLEALTVRTCRRCAVNGRYSPITDDTAIKAEHEHICRDCAVQELEGELSFAGGLTQAAQERLEELLYETGDLTRITNLLQGELDPDLTKFDTISATTEDVELVETSTLDLHPNLKSMLTERFDTLLPVQSLAIDNGLLDGDDQLVVSATATGKTLVGELAGIDRMLNDDGKMLFLVPLVALANQKHEDFKERYGHLGKVTIRVGASRINDDGNRFDPNADVIVGTYEGIDHALRTGKDLGDIGTVVIDEVHTLKEEERGHRLDGMIARLKHYCEARAKRREGYGGAQWIYLSATVGNPKWLAQNLRANLVEYEDRPVPIERHVTFADGQEKPRIENRLVRQAFDSKSSKGYRGQTIIFTNSRRRCHEIARKMDYNAAAYHAGLDYGQRKRVERQFANQDLAAVVTTAALAAGVDFPASQVIFDTLAMGIEWLSVQEFSQMLGRAGRPDYHDKGVVYLLVEPDASYHNTMEMTEDEVAFKLLKGEMEEVRTVYDQSSAVEETLANIVVAGKKAKALNSRMLGEVPTTHAVGKLLEWGFIDGLDPTPLGLAVTRQFLSPREAFAILDGIRKGSSPYEIVADLELDEEGR